A region of Silurus meridionalis isolate SWU-2019-XX chromosome 13, ASM1480568v1, whole genome shotgun sequence DNA encodes the following proteins:
- the LOC124395935 gene encoding LOW QUALITY PROTEIN: extracellular calcium-sensing receptor-like (The sequence of the model RefSeq protein was modified relative to this genomic sequence to represent the inferred CDS: inserted 1 base in 1 codon), giving the protein MTIINSYTAQETCGLRGEPAYPHLWKDGDILVGGIFPFHFKWEFTDLSYSFMPPTMKCTSMEFRAFQYSQTLIYAIEEINNSSSLLPGVSLGYRIYDTCGSPAQGVKVAMALVNGNENSTTAQTCTKPAQVQAIIGETYSSVSMAIAKSIGPFGIPLISYYSTCECLSDKKKYPSFLRTIPSDYYQTIALAEMVKHFGWTWVGAIRRDDDYGNNGMAAFIKIAEQLGICLEYSLPFFRTYSQERVLRIVEQIKSSTSRVIVGFITPREFEILLHVFFEHNITGYQWVGTEGWIADPVAATLDKYNILQGAIGLAIPKTTVTGLNDFILDIKPMKSVGSAIFIKFWEALFTCTYTGQNNSGNIPMCTGEEKLSQVKNTFTDMSMMPIFSNVYKAVYAIAHTLHELLGCKETCPIKKQPDPLTFLEQLKKVSFKTKEGEAVYFDENGDPPAKYEIINWRKNKENQYEFITVGLYDSSLPAQNRLVVNMTSILWAQNSNQVPKSVCSESCSPGTRKAVQKGKPICCFDCIPCAAGEINNMSDSIKCEQCQQDYWSNPDRNQCVKKEIEYLSYDETMGILLAVVSIVGLFMTILTAFIFFKYKNTPIVKANNSELSFLLLFSLALCFLCSLTFIGQPSEWSCMLRHTAFGITFVLCISCVLGKTIVVLMAFRATLPGSNVMKWFGAPQQRLSVLAFTLIQVLICVLWLXNIPPFPFKNLMHYKEKIILECSLGSNFGFWAVLGYIGLLALLCFILAFLARKLPDNFNEAKFITFSMLLFCAVWITFIPAYVSSPGKFTVAVEIFAILASSFGLLFCIFLPKCYIIIMKPEKNTKKQLMGKGPV; this is encoded by the exons ATGACCATCATCAATTCATATACTGCACAAGAGACTTGTGGTCTGCGTGGAGAACCTGCATATCCACATTTATGGAAAGATGGTGATATTTTGGTTGGAGGAATTTTCCCCTTCCATTTTAAATGGGAGTTCACAGACTTGTCCTATTCATTTATGCCTCCTACGATGAAATGTACAAG TATGGAATTCAGAGCCTTCCAGTATTCACAGACCTTGATCTATGCAATAGAGGAGATCAACAACAGTTCATCTTTACTGCCTGGAGTCTCACTGGGCTACAGGATCTATGATACCTGTGGTTCTCCAGCACAGGGCGTCAAAGTAGCAATGGCACTtgtaaatggaaatgaaaaCTCAACTACAGCTCAGacctgcacaaagccagcccaAGTGCAAGCCATAATAGGAGAGACATATTCATCAGTGTCCATGGCCATAGCAAAGAGTATTGGACCATTCGGCATCCCTTTA ATAAGTTACTATTCTACATGCGAGTGCCTCAGTGATAAAAAGAAATACCCTTCATTTCTGCGCACTATTCCCAGTGATTATTACCAGACGATAGCACTTGCAGAAATGGTAAAACACTTTGGCTGGACCTGGGTGGGAGCAATACGAAGAGATGATGATTATGGTAACAATGGGATGGctgcatttattaaaattgcTGAACAGCTTGGTATATGTTTAGAATACTCCCTTCCATTTTTTAGAACCTACTCACAAGAAAGAGTTTTGAGAATCGTTGAGCAAATTAAAAGTTCCACTTCACGGGTGATAGTGGGATTTATCACTCCCCGGGAATTTGAAATTTTGCtgcatgtgttttttgagcACAACATAACTGGATATCAGTGGGTTGGAACTGAAGGCTGGATTGCTGATCCAGTTGCAGCCACATTggataaatacaatatattgcaAGGAGCAATAGGACTAGCTATACCCAAAACAACAGTCACTGGTCTGAATGACTTTATTCTAGATATAAAGCCAATGAAATCAGTAGGCAGTGCCATTTTTATCAAATTTTGGGAAGCTCTGTTTACTTGTACATATACAGGGCAGAATAATTCAGGGAATATACCAATGTGCACAGGTGAAGAGAAACTGTCTCAGGTGAAAAACACCTTCACTGATATGTCCATGATGCCAATTTTTAGTAATGTTTATAAAGCAGTATATGCCATTGCTCATACATTACATGAACTTCTTGGCTGCAAAGAAACATGTCCTATAAAGAAGCAGCCTGATCCTTTAACA TTTCTAGAAcaactgaaaaaagtgtctttTAAGACAAAAGAAGGTGAAGCCGTTTACTTCGATGAAAACGGTGATCCTCCTgcgaaatatgaaataataaactggaggaaaaataaagaaaaccagtATGAATTCATCACAGTTGGACTGTATGACTCCTCTCTTCCTGCTCAGAATCGATTAGTAGTAAATATGACTTCAATTTTATGGGCACAAAATTCAAATCAA GTGCCGAAATCTGTATGTAGTGAAAGTTGCTCCCCCGGCACAAGGAAAGCTGTGCAGAAAGGAAAGCCCATCTGCTGTTTTGACTGTATACCATGTGCTGCAGGAGAGATCAATAATATGTCAG ATTCAATCAAATGTGAGCAATGCCAGCAAGATTACTGGTCTAATCCAGACAGAAATCAATGCGTAAAGAAGGAAATTGAATATTTGTCCTATGATGAAACTATGGGGATTTTGCTAGCAGTGGTTTCTATTGTCGGTTTATTTATGACAATACTAACAGCATTcatatttttcaaatataaaaatacaccaaTTGTCAAAGCCAACAACTCTGAACTGAGTTTCCTACTGCTCTTCTCACTGGCTCTGTGTTTCCTCTGTTCACTTACTTTCATTGGACAGCCCTCTGAGTGGTCCTGTATGCTGCGCCACACAGCATTTGGAATCACATTTGTCCTCTGTATCTCCTGTGTTCTGGGAAAAACCATTGTGGTGTTAATGGCCTTCAGAGCTACACTTCCGGGCAGCAATGTCATGAAATGGTTTGGAGCTCCACAACAGAGACTCAGTGTACTTGCATTCACTCTCATACAGGTTCTTATTTGTGTGCTTTGGT ACAATATCCCTCCTTTCCCTTTCAAAAATTTAATGCACTACAAGGAAAAGATCATTCTTGAATGCAGTTTAGGCTCAAACTTCGGTTTCTGGGCTGTACTAGGTTATATTGGACTTTTAGcacttttatgttttattttagctttCTTAGCTAGGAAACTTCCGGACAATTTTAATGAAGCAAAATTCATCACATTCAGCATGTTACTGTTCTGCGCAGTTTGGATTACTTTTATACCCGCTTATGTCAGTTCTCCAGGAAAGTTCACTGTAGCTGTAGAGATATTTGCTATTTTAGCATCAAGCTTTGGGTTACTCTTCTGTATCTTTCTTCCAAAGTGTTACATAATCATCATGAAGCCAGAGAAGAACACTAAAAAGCAACTCATGGGAAAAGGGCCAGTTTAG